From uncultured Pseudodesulfovibrio sp.:
AACATCTACGGTTACGCGATGCGGAAAACAAAGGCAGTGGGCGATAGGTATTTGCATGTCAGGTGTGCCGATGTGCGCCAACTGCGAACCATCTACATATTCCACCAGTGAGTGGATAATGGATTGAGGGTGGACGACGACATCAACATCGGACGGCGGTACCCCGTAGAGATGGCAAGCCTCGATCAGTTCCAGTCCCTTATTCATGAGCGTCGCGGAATCAATGGATATCTTTGCACCCATGTCCCAATTGGGGTGGTTCAAAGCTTGTTCGCGGGTGACTGTTTCAAGGAACGTCCTGTCTTTTCCGTAAAAAGGACCGCCAGATGCCGTCAGAATAAGGCGTTTAAGTTCCTGTTCACAATTTTTGCTATGCCCCATTAGCCCTTGGAACAAGGCGTTATGTTCTGAGTCTACGGGAAGAATTGTTGCCCCGGAGGCGTGGCATGCATCGCGAATAATATGACCGCCGAGAACAAGGGATTCCTTGTTGGCCAGACCGATCATCTTGCCAGCTTGGGCTGCGGCCAGCGTCGGCTCGAAACCGGCGGCTCCGACAATGCTGGACAGAACAAGATCGATTTCTTCAATTCGGGCGAGTTCAACGTACGCCTTGGGGCCGACAAGTATTTTCGGGGTGTAACCGGTGGGTAAATTCGCGCTGAAGTCCTTAAGCGCCGTATCATTGAGTACCGCTGCGTATTTCGGACGAAATTCGGCACAAAGTTGTGCCAGCTTCGTTCCGTTGCGTCCACCGGCCAAAGCCGTGACTGTGAACCTCTCCGGGTGTTTTCGTATGACCTTGAGGGCAGAATCCCCAATGGAACCAGTCGCACCAAGGATGCTTATGGACCGAGGAAAATCCGGTAAGGGTGCCGTTTCAGGCCAGAAAGAAATATAGGATTTCACGAGAGTCCTCGTTGGACCTTTATTGGAAGAAAGGGTGGAACATGGCGATTAATCCATAAGTGGGGATTGCCAACAAGAGGCTGTCCACACGGTCGAGCAGGCCGCCATGACCTGGAAGAATGACACCGGAATCTTTGATGTCGAGTGTCCGTTTTAGAGCAGACTCGAAGAAATCGCCGAACTGGGCTGCGATGTTTAAGGCTATACCGAGGAGTATCCATTGCCACCAGTGGGCGGAGCCGAAACTCATTCCATACGTTGTTATGGCGATGGTACAGGCGGCAAGTCCGGCAAGCGACCCAATCCATGATTTTTTGGGGCTGACACGAGGCCATATTTTTTTCTTTCCCCACATGGTGCCGGCGTAAAAGGCTGCAGTGTCAGATATCGTTGCCGCTCCGAGTACCAGAATAATTTCAACTGGCTGCATGGTCAGGACAAAATGAAAATTCAGAGGAATATATATCAACCCGGCCAAAAAAATAGCGGCATGGCGGTATGAAGCTGTCACGTCTTTGTTGTACCTGAGGAGAAAAACAAACCCAGAGGCCCAGAATGCAATAAGCAAAACAGCAGCCGGGTAACTCGTGTTCCCGGTGGTGAATGCGCCCAGCAAGAGGAAGGTGAAGGCTGCTCCAAGGGATTTGAAGGCAGTCATGGATTGAACTGGGCGGAACATGGAGTAGAACTCCCACAGGGTCAGGACGCAAAACAGGGCGAGTACTGTGAACAGAACCCAACCCTGAAAGATAAGGGCCATGGCCGGAAGGATGGCCAGCCCGATGCTTGTGGCAATTCGTTGTTTGTGTGGGGAGATATCCATAAATGATTTCAATGGTTACATGTGTTGCCGCGTTGAATGCGAGTTCTGCTTATCTACGCTATTTGAAAGACGGGGGCAATAAGTCAAGTAAAACAATCATTGATACTCTAAAATGAACTATTGGTCGGCGAGTTGTTCCGATGTTTTGCCAAAACGGCGTTGTCGGTGATTCAGCTCATTAATGGCTTTGTCCAATTCATCCGGGGTAAAATCCGGCCAGTAAATATCTGTAAAGTAAAGTTCCGAATAGGCACACTGGAACAAAAGATAATTGGACAGCCGGAGTTCGCCGCTGGTGCGTATAATTAAATCAGGATCAGGTTGGCCCGCAGTCCATAATTCATCGGCAAAACCTTCTTCGGTAATGGCGTCGGGAGATACTCCTTTAGAGACCATTGCGCGTGTTGCTCGAAGGATATCTTCTCTTCCTGAATAATTCAGGGCGAGATTCAAGGTTATGTTCGTACAGTTTTTGGTCTGGCGTATGACGTGCTTAAGCAGTTGACGTACTGTTAATGGCATATCGTCAAGTTCACCCAGTACCTTGAGTCGAATTCCCTGTTCCTTGAGGCTCTTTTCTTCTTTGGTCAGGAAAGAAGTCAACAGTTCGAACAGGGTCTTGATCTCGGCTTTCGGGCGCGACCAATTTTCTTTGGAAAAGGTGTAGAGCGTGAGGTGCTTCACGCCAAGCTCTCGGCAACGGGTGACCACGGCGCGAACTGCCTCGGTTCCGGCTTTATGACCGTCGGTCCGATTCAGTCCGCGCTGTTTGGCCCACCTGCCATTGCCATCCATAATGATGGCTATATGAGCGGGAATATGTACGTTATTCAAGTGAATGTCCTACTAGATCTCAAGGATTTCCTTTTCTTTTCCAGCAAGGACTTCATCAGTCTGTTTGACGAAATCATCCGTCATTTTCTGGACATTGGTTTCGCCGTTCTTTTTGTCGTCTTCGCTGATGTCTTTGTCTTTTTCCATCTTCTTGAGCACGTCGTTCATGTCGCGACGCACATTGCGGATGGCGATCTTGGCATCTTCCGAATATTTTTTGGCGACTTTGACCAGCTCTTTGCGGCGTTCCTCGGTCAAGGGCGGAATGCTGATACGGATGATTTTTCCGTCGTTGACCGGATTGAGGCCGAGGTCAGAACTTTGAATGGCTTTTTCAACCGCCCCGAATGCTCCCTTGTCCCAAGGCTGAATGGTGAGGGTCTTGGAGTCGGGGACGGACACCGAGGAAAGTTGGTTGATGGGTGTAGGGGTGCCGTAGTAATCTACGACAATCCCGTCTACCAGAGCTGTGGTTGCACGGCCTGTGCGCAGCTTGCTGAATTCCTTGTCAAGGGCTGCTATGGCCCCGGCCATCCTTTTTTTCCCATCGTCTAGTACGGATTGCATCTTAGTCTCCTTGGACAGTCGTTCCTATGTTTTCGCCGTTGGCGGCCCTGCGGATGTTGCCTTCAGTATGAAGATTGAAAACAATGATCGGCAGGTCGTTATCGCGAGCCATGGAAATGGCGGTGGAGTCCATGACGCCAAGCCGTTTTTCCAGGGTCTCCATGTACGAGACTGTTTCATACTTGACCGCGTCATCAAATTGGGCGGGGTCTTTGTCGTATACGCCGTCCACTTTGGTGGCTTTGAAAATGGCGTCGCACTTGAGTTCAAGAGCGCGCAAAGCAGCTGCAGAATCAGTGGTGAAGTAGGGGTTGCCGGTTCCGGCTGCACAGATGACCACGCGGCCTTTGTCCATGTGCCGGAGTGCGCGTCTGCGAATATACGGCTCGGCTACGTCCGCCATGGAGAGGGCGGTCATGACACGGGTGTCGCAACCGTTCTTTTCCAGAGCGTCCTGTACGGCCAGAGCGTTCATAATCGTGGCGAGCATTCCCATGTAATCACCCTGAGCGCGGTCCATGCCCTTGGCACTGGCTGCCATACCGCGGAAGATGTTTCCACCGCCGATGACGAGTGCGATCTGGAGCCCTGTGGATGCCACTTCGGCAATTTCCTTGGCAAACTGACCGATGGCCTCCGGCTGAATACCGAATTGTTGATCCCCGGCCAGAGCTTCGCCACTGAGTTTCAGAAGAATTCGCGAGTACCGCGCTTTTTCCATTGTTACCTCTTCATGTATGGAAAGTTCATAAAATAGTCTCGCCCAAAGGCGATAGCATGTTTTTCAGACAAAAAAAACGGGCCGTGCGGCCCGTTTTCATTTTTTTAGAGCATCAACTACTCGGCCTTTTCTCCAAGGGCGAGTCGCTGGAAGCTGGCGACGGTGGCGTCACCAAGGATCTGCTTGATGGTCTGCTTGTCGTCCTTGATGAAGGCCTGCTCTACGAGGCAGACTTCTTTGTAGAACTTGTTCAGACGACCAGTGACGATCTTTTCGGCGATGTTTTCGGGCTTGCCTTCGTCCATGGCCTGCTTCAGGTAGAGAGCTTTTTCCTTTTCCAGGACATCCTGAGGAAGCTCATCAGAAGTTTTGCAGGCAGGGTTCATGGCGGCTACGTGCATGGCAATGTCTTTGGCCATGTCTGCATCGTCAGTACCGGTCAGCTCGACGACAGCGGCGAGCTTGTTGTTAGAGTGCAGGTAGATGCCCAGCACGCCTTCGGTGGTGATTTTGGCAAAGCGGCCAACACCCATGTTCTCGCCAAGTTTGGCGATGAGGTCGGTGACGTCAGCCACTTCAGCGGGCAGATCGTCTGCTGCGCCAGTGGTCACATCCAGACCAGCGATTTTTTCGGACAGCGCTGTTGCGAAGGATTTGAAATCGTCACCCTTGGCAACAAAGTCAGTTTCGCAGAGCAATTCGGCGATGACGGCAGTTTTGCCATCTTCAGAGATATAAGGAGTAACCAGACCTTCGGAAGTGGCACGTCCAGCCTTCTTGGCGGCTTTGGACAGACCCTTCTCGCGAAGGTACATGACTGCTTTTTCTTCGTCGCCACCGGACTCAACCAGGGCTTTTTTGCAATCCATCATGCCTGCGCCGGTCTTTTCGCGCAGTCCTTTAACTTGTGCAGCAGTGATAGCCATTATTATTTCTCCTCCGCAGGAGCCTCAGCAGGGGCTTCGGCCTTCTCTTCGGTTTTAGCTTCTTTCTTAGGAGCAGCTTTCTTCTTTTTTTCTACCTTGGGGCCATCTTTCTTGGCTTCTTCCTTGGGAGCCTCGGCGGCTTTGGCAGCCTTGGCAGCTTTGGCTTCAGCTTCAGCTTTTGCAGTGTAATCCTTCTGCATGGCTGCGCCTTCGAGACAGGCATCGGCCATGTGAGTGGCAAACAGCTTGATAGCACGGATAGCGTCGTCGTTACCGGGGATGATGTAATCAACCATGTCGGGATCGCAGTTGGAGTCGACAACGGCTACAACGGGGATACCGAGCTTGCGGCATTCTTGAATGGCGATCTGTTCGCGCTTGGGATCGATGACGAAAGCAGCACGGGGAGCTTCGTTCAGGTCCTTGATACCACCCAGAGCCAGGTTCAGCTTTTTGACCTCACGGTTCATGCCTACTGCTTCTTTCTTGGTGTAGCGGGAGATGGAACCGTCTTCGAACATCTGCTCAAGGTTCTTGAGGCGATCGATGGAACGTTTGATGGTCTGGAAGTTGGTCAGGGTGCCGCCCATCCAGCGATGGGTGACGAAGAACATGCCGGCACGTTCGGCTTCCGCTTTGACGGATTCCTGAGCCTGACGCTTGGTGCCGATGAACAGCACTTTGCCGCCTTTGGCAACGGTGTCGACGATGAAGTCATGAGCGGTAGCAAACATTTTGACGGTCTGCTGCAGATCCATGATGTGAATGCCGTTACGGGCGCCGAAGATGTAAGGGCGCATTTTGGGGTTCCAACGGCGGGTCTGGTGGCCGAAGTGGACGCCGGTCTCCAGCATCTGCTTCATAGTTACGTAAGCCATGATAATCTCCTGGGTTTTTCGTCCATCCTGCAGTCCATTAAGGAGTCCGTGACATCACGGACCACCCGGAGTTATGGGCAGGATGTGTGAATTTGAAGTCGGGGGTATTTAGCCCAATATATTATGGTTGGCAAGAGGAAAATGCACAATACAATTGAATGGTATGGCGATTATTCTCCAAATGCCTGTGCCATCAAACGGTTGCCCAATCCTCCGAAATCCTTGGGGGCGTATCCGAATACTTCGTTCCAGACTTCAGTGGATTCCATACAGAAGTAAAGTTGCTTGTCCATGCCGTGTTTGCGCAGGCGGTCGACCATGAAGGTGAACTGTTCAACGCGTAGAGGACGAAGTAGCCGCGCTTTGCCGTCAAGACCGGGGATGAATTCATTATAGATATATGTTGTGTCTGGGAATTTGTCCGCAATGATCGGGTTGAGCTGTGGCATGCACCGGAATGAACCAAGAGACATGTATGCAATATTTTCGGGACGCACATAATCAAAGATCATGTCGATGATTTCGGCGTAGCCTTCGCGCCAGCCGGGATAGTGGATGATCGGGTCGAAATGGAGACAGACCTTGAATCCGGCTTCGGAACAGGTACGGGCCGCTTCAAGGCGTTCTTTCAGCGTGGAAACGTCGAATTCTTCATGTTCATTGATAAATGGCGCGTTGAGTGACCATGCCGGAAGAACGCGATCTGTACGAGAGGTTGCTTCCATCCATGTCAAATCCACGACTTTGGATTTCAATTCCAGCACGACGTTGTCGTAATCCTGGAGAAATCCGATGAGATTTTTGGAATAGCCGGTCAGGTGCTCCAAGGCCAAAGAGTCAGTAAATTCGCCGGTACCCACACGGTAACGGGTGTTCGGGTCTGCTCCGAAGGCGTTGCCTAATTCGTTGAACAGGGCATCTTGATTAGCCCAGATTTTTAATACGCGATCCTGAAAGTATGCCTGCAAAATACAGTATGAGCAGGCCATGGGACAGTTCTCGCCGATGTGAATGATACGATAACCACAGCAGTGATAGGCGCGTGTTCCGGGGCAGAATCTGAGGAATTTACCCTTGTATTCTTTGAGATATAACGCCTGTGTGTCGCCTTCATCAAATTCAACACGATCCTGTTCCGGCGGAACGACAGTCCACGGAATGTTTGCCTGATCGGTTCCGGTCAGTTTGTCGCGTACTCGATTCGCGATGGGTGAATCCTGCATGGATTCATCAACGAACACATGGCCGATTTTCCGAAGGTGGGAGGGGAGTTGTTTAATCATTGCCACTTCCCAGCTTCCAAAGCTTTTCCCATGCAGGGGCGTTCGCGAGGTCCGTCATTTCTGCAACTGCCCGTTTGAGCTGTTCAGTGTCCTTGATTTGGACAGTCAATTCAGCTCCTCCGGTTTCGAAATTATTGGGTTGAACCATACGCCAGCGGGTTCCGGTTGTAATTTCTCCGGCAGCGGCTGTGAATCGTTCTTGAAGTTTGGTCAGCTCAGGATAGCGGGCCAGTCGGGCCGCATTGGTAAGGCGTGCAATGGAGTCCTTAGGAGAAAGTCCCTGCGAAAGGATCTTGACTATGCCTGCGGTGTGCATGACTTCCTGTACGGATTGATCGTTCATCTTGGCGGTTTCGAAAAGCCAGTTCAGGATGTTGACGGCATTGGAGCGAGACCATGAAAACCCGGTGAACAGCGGCTCTATGGCCTGACGATCTTCATCGGTCATACGAGAAAGAGGCGTGGCTGAAGCTAGAGGAATATTGCCTTTTTTGAGCAGGTTGCGCCATGTTTGATCCATAGAGAGCCAGCCTGTCAGGAGCTTGGCGTCTTTGGATTTTGGCTTTAAGCCAAGACGGGGCAGAATGTTCGACTTAAGTGTTTTTTCGTCCATGAGTGGGGCGAAAAATTCAAGAGCCTTGAGGCGCATCCCGTCGTCCATGGGGCGTTGCAGGTTGTCGGTTAGATAGAGCAACCCCTTATCAACCTCATTCATGTCTTCAACTATCCGGGCAAGAACCGGGCGACCAAGGTTGTGAAGAACGCTCAGGCGTGCGTTTCCTGCGACAAGATTCAGACCGTTTTTTGATTCATGAACCAGCACCGGAGCGGATTGGCCAAATTCTTCGATAGAGTCTGTCAGTAATTGGTCCGGGTTGTCGGCCCAGAACAGATGTGCGCCTGAATTGTTTATGCTGTCGGCATGGGCTGTGAATATTTCGTTGGATATATGCAAAATCCACTCCTGAAAGTTTCTGTCTAAAATGAGGTAACTGGTTGCAATTACGTTTGATCTGTGTTGAAATCACAAGCGTCTATCAAAAATATTCAACAATTATTGATGGATATGTCGTTGATGCTCATAGCGTAGTAACTTGACAAGCTCGTGTTGGTCTTCCTATAGGACTAAACCTGTGAAAAACCAAGTGCTGTGATTCTCACGGGAGCCAAAGGCTTCCGAGACAATAGGGATAACCTGAAAAAAGTACGTGGAGTGAAGTATGCCTGATTTGAAAACTCAAAGAACTTATGCACTCGTCGGTCATGGCGGTAGCGGGAAAACTTCCGTCGCCGAGATGTTGCTTTTCAATGCCGGAGTTGTAAACCGCCTCGGCAAGGTCGAAGACGGAAATACCGTTCTCGATTACGAACCCGAGGAAATCAAGCGTCGAGGTTCTGTGCAGCCTGGTTTCGCCAGCTATAAGTGGAAAAAGAACGATCATTTTCTCATCGACACTCCCGGTGATTCCAACTTCGCAGGTGATCTTTCCTACAGCCTGACCGCTGCTGATGGTGTGGTCATGGTTATTGACGCCGTTGATGGCGTGAAACCGCTGACTCGCAAAATTTGGGCTCAGGTTCAGGAGAAGGGGCTGCCTTCCATGATCGTCATTAATAAGATGGATCGTGATCGGGCCGAATTCGATACGGCATTCAACGGTATTTCCGAAGCTCTTGGTGCTCGTCCTGCATTGTTGTACTATCCCATTGGCTCCAAAGAAGATTTTAAGGGCGTAGTGGACATGATGTCCGGCAAGGCCCTGATGTTTGGCGCAGATGGCGCAATCAATGAAGGTGATATCCCCGGTGATATCGCTGACGAAGTCGAAATGTTGCGTGAAACCATGATTGAGAACATCGCAGAAAGCGATGAAGATCTCATGGAAAAATATTTTGAAGACGGAGAATTGTCTCCCGAAGATATCACCAAGGGGTTACAGGGCGGCGTTGCTTCTGGCGAACTCGTCCCCGTGGTTGTTTCCGCTGCTTTGAATTGTCAGGGTGGTCAGATGATTCTGGATACAGTACAAAGTCTGTTGCCCGGTCCTTTGACTCATCCCGTTTGGGAAGGCGAAGAAGACGAACGAGCCAGTTCTCCGGATGAACCGCTTGCTTGTTTCGTATTCAAGACACAGGCTGATCCTTTTGCTGGCCAGCTTACTGTAGTTCGCGTTTTGTCCGGTGAACTTAAGTCTGATTCCCATTTGCTCAACGCCTCCAATGGTGAAAAAGAGCGTGTGGGGCAGTTGTTAGTCATGAACGGCAAGGAACAGGCTCAGGTAAAGAATCCCATGGGTCCCGGTTCTATTGCTGTACTGGCAAAGCTCAAGAATACGCATACTGGTGACACCTTGGTTGAAAAAGATGAGTTCAAGCTGATCAAGCCTGAAATCGCCCCGCAACTGATCACCTTCGCTTTGGCTCCGGCCGAGAAGGGTGACGAAGATAAGGTTTACTCTGCGGTTGCCAAGCTGCTTGAAGAAGATATCACCCTGACTTTGGCTCGTGACGAAGAGTCCGGCGACATCCTGTTGTCAGGCATGGGACAGAATCATATTGAAATCTCGGTTGAGAAAGCCAGACGTCGTTACAAAGCTGATATCGTACTGAAAACACCCAAGGTTCCGTACCGTGAAACTTTCAAGACCGGTGCCAAGGAAGTGCAGGGTCGTCATAAGAAACAGTCCGGTGGTCGTGGCCAGTTTGGTGACTGCTGGATCAATGTGACTCCCAAGGTTTCTGGCGCGGGGTATGAGTTTGAAGACAAGATTGTCGGTGGTTCCATCCCCCGTCAGTTTATTCCTGCTGTTGACAAGGGCGTTCAGGAAGTTGCCGCACGTGGAGTTTTGGCTGGTTACCCGGTCATTGATTTCCAGGTGACGTTGTATGACGGCAGTTACCATAACGTTGACTCCTCGGAGATGGCATTTAAGGTGGCTGGTTCCATTGCTTTCAAAAAGGCCTGCGAAAAGGCCAAGATGGCCTTGTTGGAACCGGTCATGCTTGTGACCGTGGCCGTACCTGATTCATTTATGGGTGACGTTATTGGCGACCTTTCCTCTCGTCGAGGCAAGGTGCTGGGGTCTGATTCTCAGGCAGGCCTGACTGAGGTTAAAGCACATGTGCCTATGGCTGAAATGCTCAAGTACGCCCCGGACTTGAATTCCATGACCGGTGGACAGGGTACCTTCTTCATGGAATTTGCTTCCTATGAAGAATGCCCGCCTCAGGAAACCGAGAAGGTCATTGCCGCCAATAAGAAGGCGGACGACGCAGATTAGGTTTCAACCAAATGATAATGAATGGGCGGTGGGGGAACCTGCCGCCCTTTTCTTTCACTTGTTTGATGGGGCGAATTGGTTTACTCACTTGTGAGTTAAACAATAAGGAAAGCCATGTTTCGACGTATATTTTTTGTTCTCAATCTGTGGATTGTAACTGTCTATTATAGCTGGAAGTCAATGAAAGTTGATGCTGTGAATGCTCCTCCTGAGGAGTTGGATCGGTGGGGGTTGGCCTGGGGGCGTGCCGCTGTCAATCTGTCCGGTATCAAGATTGAAGCTGATATGGGTGAAGTAGACCCAACAGGTCATTACGTTTTCATCTGTAATCATCAATCAAATCTCGATATCCCAGTGTTGTTTGATGTCCTCAAAGGCAATCGTATTCGTTTTGTTGCCAAGAAAAGCCTTTTTGAAATTCCCATTTATGGTAAGGCATTGGCTCATGCCGGACACATCTGCGTTGATCGCGAAAATCGTCGTGCAGCCATGAAGTCCTTGAACGAGGCCGTGGAGACAGCCAAAAATGGCGTTTCTCCGGTAATATTTCCGGAAGGGACACGGAACCTGCATCTTGAAGAGCTTATGGAATTCAAGATTGGCGGCATGATTATCGCTCTTAAATCCGGTTTGCCCGTGGTGCCTATTGTCATGACCAATACAGGGCTTGTCATGGGTAAAGGGCAAATGGTTATTGACAATCGGCCTGTGGTTCGGGTGAAGGCTCTGCCTGTCAT
This genomic window contains:
- a CDS encoding spore photoproduct lyase family protein, whose product is MIKQLPSHLRKIGHVFVDESMQDSPIANRVRDKLTGTDQANIPWTVVPPEQDRVEFDEGDTQALYLKEYKGKFLRFCPGTRAYHCCGYRIIHIGENCPMACSYCILQAYFQDRVLKIWANQDALFNELGNAFGADPNTRYRVGTGEFTDSLALEHLTGYSKNLIGFLQDYDNVVLELKSKVVDLTWMEATSRTDRVLPAWSLNAPFINEHEEFDVSTLKERLEAARTCSEAGFKVCLHFDPIIHYPGWREGYAEIIDMIFDYVRPENIAYMSLGSFRCMPQLNPIIADKFPDTTYIYNEFIPGLDGKARLLRPLRVEQFTFMVDRLRKHGMDKQLYFCMESTEVWNEVFGYAPKDFGGLGNRLMAQAFGE
- the rpsB gene encoding 30S ribosomal protein S2, whose protein sequence is MAYVTMKQMLETGVHFGHQTRRWNPKMRPYIFGARNGIHIMDLQQTVKMFATAHDFIVDTVAKGGKVLFIGTKRQAQESVKAEAERAGMFFVTHRWMGGTLTNFQTIKRSIDRLKNLEQMFEDGSISRYTKKEAVGMNREVKKLNLALGGIKDLNEAPRAAFVIDPKREQIAIQECRKLGIPVVAVVDSNCDPDMVDYIIPGNDDAIRAIKLFATHMADACLEGAAMQKDYTAKAEAEAKAAKAAKAAEAPKEEAKKDGPKVEKKKKAAPKKEAKTEEKAEAPAEAPAEEK
- the pyrH gene encoding UMP kinase; its protein translation is MEKARYSRILLKLSGEALAGDQQFGIQPEAIGQFAKEIAEVASTGLQIALVIGGGNIFRGMAASAKGMDRAQGDYMGMLATIMNALAVQDALEKNGCDTRVMTALSMADVAEPYIRRRALRHMDKGRVVICAAGTGNPYFTTDSAAALRALELKCDAIFKATKVDGVYDKDPAQFDDAVKYETVSYMETLEKRLGVMDSTAISMARDNDLPIIVFNLHTEGNIRRAANGENIGTTVQGD
- a CDS encoding lysophospholipid acyltransferase family protein, whose translation is MFRRIFFVLNLWIVTVYYSWKSMKVDAVNAPPEELDRWGLAWGRAAVNLSGIKIEADMGEVDPTGHYVFICNHQSNLDIPVLFDVLKGNRIRFVAKKSLFEIPIYGKALAHAGHICVDRENRRAAMKSLNEAVETAKNGVSPVIFPEGTRNLHLEELMEFKIGGMIIALKSGLPVVPIVMTNTGLVMGKGQMVIDNRPVVRVKALPVIDPSEYTIKDREKFKDDLRAKMSAAYKELLAQG
- the dxr gene encoding 1-deoxy-D-xylulose-5-phosphate reductoisomerase, which encodes MKSYISFWPETAPLPDFPRSISILGATGSIGDSALKVIRKHPERFTVTALAGGRNGTKLAQLCAEFRPKYAAVLNDTALKDFSANLPTGYTPKILVGPKAYVELARIEEIDLVLSSIVGAAGFEPTLAAAQAGKMIGLANKESLVLGGHIIRDACHASGATILPVDSEHNALFQGLMGHSKNCEQELKRLILTASGGPFYGKDRTFLETVTREQALNHPNWDMGAKISIDSATLMNKGLELIEACHLYGVPPSDVDVVVHPQSIIHSLVEYVDGSQLAHIGTPDMQIPIAHCLCFPHRVTVDVPQLNLAQVGSLTFNEPDLEAFPCLRLAREAFDASPSHPIVLNAANEIAVAAFLEGKIQFLDIPSLIESALGRHKSVDVSTPDAVLALDHVIRKEAHASL
- a CDS encoding phosphatidate cytidylyltransferase, giving the protein MDISPHKQRIATSIGLAILPAMALIFQGWVLFTVLALFCVLTLWEFYSMFRPVQSMTAFKSLGAAFTFLLLGAFTTGNTSYPAAVLLIAFWASGFVFLLRYNKDVTASYRHAAIFLAGLIYIPLNFHFVLTMQPVEIILVLGAATISDTAAFYAGTMWGKKKIWPRVSPKKSWIGSLAGLAACTIAITTYGMSFGSAHWWQWILLGIALNIAAQFGDFFESALKRTLDIKDSGVILPGHGGLLDRVDSLLLAIPTYGLIAMFHPFFQ
- a CDS encoding isoprenyl transferase; its protein translation is MNNVHIPAHIAIIMDGNGRWAKQRGLNRTDGHKAGTEAVRAVVTRCRELGVKHLTLYTFSKENWSRPKAEIKTLFELLTSFLTKEEKSLKEQGIRLKVLGELDDMPLTVRQLLKHVIRQTKNCTNITLNLALNYSGREDILRATRAMVSKGVSPDAITEEGFADELWTAGQPDPDLIIRTSGELRLSNYLLFQCAYSELYFTDIYWPDFTPDELDKAINELNHRQRRFGKTSEQLADQ
- a CDS encoding ParB/RepB/Spo0J family partition protein; its protein translation is MHISNEIFTAHADSINNSGAHLFWADNPDQLLTDSIEEFGQSAPVLVHESKNGLNLVAGNARLSVLHNLGRPVLARIVEDMNEVDKGLLYLTDNLQRPMDDGMRLKALEFFAPLMDEKTLKSNILPRLGLKPKSKDAKLLTGWLSMDQTWRNLLKKGNIPLASATPLSRMTDEDRQAIEPLFTGFSWSRSNAVNILNWLFETAKMNDQSVQEVMHTAGIVKILSQGLSPKDSIARLTNAARLARYPELTKLQERFTAAAGEITTGTRWRMVQPNNFETGGAELTVQIKDTEQLKRAVAEMTDLANAPAWEKLWKLGSGND
- the frr gene encoding ribosome recycling factor; this encodes MQSVLDDGKKRMAGAIAALDKEFSKLRTGRATTALVDGIVVDYYGTPTPINQLSSVSVPDSKTLTIQPWDKGAFGAVEKAIQSSDLGLNPVNDGKIIRISIPPLTEERRKELVKVAKKYSEDAKIAIRNVRRDMNDVLKKMEKDKDISEDDKKNGETNVQKMTDDFVKQTDEVLAGKEKEILEI
- a CDS encoding elongation factor G; the protein is MPDLKTQRTYALVGHGGSGKTSVAEMLLFNAGVVNRLGKVEDGNTVLDYEPEEIKRRGSVQPGFASYKWKKNDHFLIDTPGDSNFAGDLSYSLTAADGVVMVIDAVDGVKPLTRKIWAQVQEKGLPSMIVINKMDRDRAEFDTAFNGISEALGARPALLYYPIGSKEDFKGVVDMMSGKALMFGADGAINEGDIPGDIADEVEMLRETMIENIAESDEDLMEKYFEDGELSPEDITKGLQGGVASGELVPVVVSAALNCQGGQMILDTVQSLLPGPLTHPVWEGEEDERASSPDEPLACFVFKTQADPFAGQLTVVRVLSGELKSDSHLLNASNGEKERVGQLLVMNGKEQAQVKNPMGPGSIAVLAKLKNTHTGDTLVEKDEFKLIKPEIAPQLITFALAPAEKGDEDKVYSAVAKLLEEDITLTLARDEESGDILLSGMGQNHIEISVEKARRRYKADIVLKTPKVPYRETFKTGAKEVQGRHKKQSGGRGQFGDCWINVTPKVSGAGYEFEDKIVGGSIPRQFIPAVDKGVQEVAARGVLAGYPVIDFQVTLYDGSYHNVDSSEMAFKVAGSIAFKKACEKAKMALLEPVMLVTVAVPDSFMGDVIGDLSSRRGKVLGSDSQAGLTEVKAHVPMAEMLKYAPDLNSMTGGQGTFFMEFASYEECPPQETEKVIAANKKADDAD
- the tsf gene encoding translation elongation factor Ts; protein product: MAITAAQVKGLREKTGAGMMDCKKALVESGGDEEKAVMYLREKGLSKAAKKAGRATSEGLVTPYISEDGKTAVIAELLCETDFVAKGDDFKSFATALSEKIAGLDVTTGAADDLPAEVADVTDLIAKLGENMGVGRFAKITTEGVLGIYLHSNNKLAAVVELTGTDDADMAKDIAMHVAAMNPACKTSDELPQDVLEKEKALYLKQAMDEGKPENIAEKIVTGRLNKFYKEVCLVEQAFIKDDKQTIKQILGDATVASFQRLALGEKAE